In Leishmania donovani BPK282A1 complete genome, chromosome 28, one DNA window encodes the following:
- a CDS encoding electron-transfer-flavoprotein, alpha polypeptide, putative: protein MLRATALSLGKALVIAEMVGGKVSPATLSAITGAAKVGPVAVLVAGASAKAEAQVLAKIKSVASVLVTVGEQYSHGLPEEYAPLIDVAVRANGYTHVFAGTSAFGKNVIPRAAARQSCMPIPEVTEIVDENTFVRQTYAGNAITTIKSSDKIKYCTLRGTAFERAELDGGSAAVAELAATPEVGKAKFLEDQLSTSDKPDLMTAATVISGGRGMKNGDNFKMLEELASPLNAAVGATRAVVDAGYVPNEMQVGQTGKTVAPNFYLACGISGAIQHVAGMKDSKVIAVVNTDEEAPFFQIADYGIVDDLFKVVPALTEKVKAANGK from the coding sequence ATGCTCCGCGCGACTGCATTGTCATTGGGCAAAGCCCTCGTCATTGCTGAGATGGTGGGTGGGAAGGTCTCACCAGCGACGCTGTCCGCCATTACAGGGGCCGCGAAGGTGGGCCCGGTGGCGGTCCTGGTGGCCGGTGCGTCCGCCAAGGCTGAGGCCCAGGTGCTGGCCAAGATCAAGTCTGTAGCGAGCGTGCTGGTGACGGTCGGGGAGCAATACAGCCACGGCCTCCCGGAGGAGTACGCTCCGCTCATCGACGTGGCGGTGAGAGCGAACGGTTACACGCACGTATTTGCCGGGACTTCGGCATTCGGCAAAAATGTCATCCCtagggcggcagcgaggcagagctgcaTGCCCATTCCCGAAGTCACGGAGATTGTGGACGAGAACACGTTTGTGCGGCAGACGTACGCCGGCAATGCAATCACGACCATCAAGTCGTCTGACAAGATCAAGTACTGCACCTTGCGCGGTACGGCGTTTGAGCGAGCCGAGTTGGACGGTGGTAGCGCCGCAGTGGCGGAACTCGCCGCGACCCCGGAGGTGGGTAAGGCAAAGTTTTTAGAGGACCAGCTGTCCACCAGCGACAAGCCTGACCTGATGACAGCGGCGACCGTCATCTCCGGCGGCCGAGGTATGAAGAACGGCGATAACTTCAAGATGCTCGAGGAGCTGGCCTCCCCGCTGAACGCAGCCGTCGGCGCTACCCGCGCTGTTGTGGATGCTGGCTACGTGCCAAACGAGATGCAGGTCGGCCAGACGGGCAAGACCGTCGCGCCGAACTTCTACCTCGCGTGCGGTATCTCCGGCGCTATCCAGCACGTGGCCGGCATGAAAGACTCGAAGGTAATCGCCGTGGTCAAcacggacgaggaggcgcccTTCTTCCAAATCGCCGACTACGGCATTGTCGATGATCTCTTCAAAGTGGTGCCGGCGCTAACGGAGAAGGTCAAGGCGGCTAACGGCAAGTGA
- a CDS encoding long-chain-fatty-acid-coA ligase protein,putative, whose translation MFRAFTSPILAKVPYATLFEYNHVLKKVFEAQPSKVALRCELPGMPEMQFTYGQLQRDVVAMAGAMVRRKEAVAQARGETSLGWLQPSKPAHVRSVFAQGERTPSCDYIKDTGFYTMSVLCGPGYTYVVSLLASWSLNQLVTPMSVSQRYKDELMYVLEHSGSRSIVGDTKLLKEKLPAEYEELYVRAEAGIDKIPRRAPREPRLHNDSDVTSNTFLVDTVYDAALLVRDITAKRDIKGTATLQAEWLPPAESACSPMLSAEDVVKRLDDEKASAKARELDRQAEIAQQEHLRRNRAPTEAVGGADPAGNDGDGESLFCFDSAHLDELNRVYQRWYAMPSARPTKYDDCLMLYTSGTTAKPKGVVHTHASVANMVKVLQDAWQWRDTDSILHVLPWHHVHGLVNILLCALASNARCVVTTFDDAARVAHRLEQGDITLFMAVPTVYVKLSDAVQRKFSPIEKTGFRKACMESVRLMVCGSAPLPVPTLNQFCELSGHTLLERYGMTEIGMALSQPLHPIADRHPGTVGSPLPTVKTYVHQPETAEAMEQASAKEAEYDEVGSLGIASESLFDRYWNNATATKKEVRTNAAGMRFFDTGDTVGVRLPAGKSAVYTILGRSSVDIIKSRGYKLSALEIEATLLARNDLFYEMAVVGAADAVQGESVVAVVAMQPEAARARGITFGEGAAWHETAAVTEELKKVALQLLAPYKCPSRYIVVPEIPRNATGKVNKKDLKKALNLA comes from the coding sequence ATGTTCCGCGCCTTTACATCCCCGATTCTCGCCAAAGTACCCTACGCCACCCTGTTTGAGTACAACCATGTCCTCAAGAAGGTGTTTGAGGCACAGCCGTCAAAGGTGGCGCTGAGATGTGAGCTGCCGGGGATGCCCGAGATGCAGTTCACGTacgggcagctgcagcgcgatgTAGTGGCCATGGCGGGCGCGATGGTTCGGCGCaaagaggcggtggcgcaggcgcgcggcgAGACTTCGCTGGGCTGGCTGCAGCCAAGCAAGccggcgcacgtgcgcagcgtGTTCGCGCAAGGCGAGCGGACACCGAGCTGCGACTACATTAAGGACACAGGCTTCTACACGATGTCCGTGTTGTGCGGCCCGGGGTACACGTATgttgtgtcgctgctggcgagcTGGTCGCTAAACCAGCTGGTGACACCGATGTCCGTGTCTCAGCGGTACAAGGACGAGCTGATGTACGTGCTCgagcacagcggcagccgcagcattGTGGGCGACACGAAGCTGCTGAAGGAGAAGTTACCTGCCGAGTACGAGGAGCTGTACGTTCGCGCTGAGGCGGGCATCGACAAAATCCCGCGGCGTGCGCCGAGGgagccgcggctgcacaaCGACTCCGACGTTACCTCCAACACGTTCCTCGTCGACACCGTCTACGACGCCGCTCTTCTTGTTCGCGACATCACAGCAAAGCGTGATATTAAGGGGACCGCCACGCTGCAGGCGGAGTGGCTACCGCCCGCGGAGAGCGCCTGTTCACCGATGCTGAGCGCCGAGGATGTCGTGAAGCGTCTCGACGACGAGAAGGCCTCCGCCAAGGCTCGCGAGCTGGATCGGCAAGCGGAGATCGCGCAGCAGGAACATCTCCGCCGGAACCGAGCGCCAACGGAAGCCGTGGGAGGCGCTGATCCTGCGGGGAACGACGGAGACGGTGAGAGCCTCTTCTGCTTTGACTCGGCGCACCTTGATGAGCTGAATCGCGTTTACCAGCGCTGGTACGCCATGCCGTCGGCGCGCCCGACCAAGTACGATGACTGCCTCATGCTGTACACCTCCGGCACGACGGCAAAGCCGAAGGGCGTCGTGCATACCCACGCCAGCGTGGCCAACATGGTGAAAGTACTGCAGGATGCGTGGCAGTGGAGAGATACGGACAGCATTCTTCACGTCTTGCCCTGGCACCATGTACACGGCCTTGTAAACATCCTCCTGTGCGCCCTCGCCTCGAATGCGCGTTGCGTAGTTACCACCTtcgacgacgctgcgcggGTGGCACATCGACTAGAGCAGGGCGACATCACGCTCTTCATGGCGGTGCCCACTGTCTACGTGAAGCTCAGTGATGCTGTGCAGCGCAAGTTCAGCCCCATTGAGAAGACCGGATTCCGAAAGGCTTGCATGGAATCTGTGCGCCTCATGGTCTGTGGCAGCGCGCCTCTGCCTGTGCCCACGCTCAACCAGTTCTGCGAGCTCTCGGGTCACACGCTGCTAGAGCGCTACGGCATGACGGAGATCGGCATGGCCCTCAGTCAGCCGCTTCACCCCATCGCCGACCGGCACCCCGGAACCGTAGGCTCGCCGTTGCCGACGGTGAAGACGTACGTGCACCAGccggagacggcggaggcgatggagcAGGCGTCGGCAAAGGAGGCGGAGTACGACGAGGTGGGCAGCCTGGGCATCGCGTCGGAGTCGCTGTTCGACCGCTACTGGAACAatgcgacagcgacgaagaAGGAGGTGCGGACGAACGCGGCAGGGATGCGGTTCTTCGACACGGGCGACACCGTTGGCGTGCGGCTGCCCGCGGGAAAGTCTGCTGTGTATACAATTCTGGGGCGGTCGAGCGTGGACATCATCAAGTCGCGCGGGTACAAGCTCTCTGCGCTGGAGAtcgaggcgacgctgcttgCGCGCAACGACCTGTTTTACGAGATGGCTGTTGTTGGCGCCGCGGACGCTGTGCAGGGTGAGAGCGTTGTGGCGGTTGTCGCGATGCagccggaggcggcgagggcgcgCGGGATCACGTTTGGCGAGGGCGCCGCGTGGCACGAGACTGCAGCGGTGACGGAAGAACTGAAAAAGGttgccctgcagctgctggcacCGTACAAGTGCCCGTCGCGGTACATTGTCGTGCCGGAGATCCCGCGCAACGCGACGGGGAAGGTGAACAAGAAGGACCTGAAGAAGGCACTGAACCTTGCGTGA
- a CDS encoding vacuolar type h+ ATPase subunit, putative, protein MPVFGTKMLGAGCMLAVAGAAVAYGVDPANMDACIAVMYPQCAGFFGAMGAAAALVFANLGSAYGAAKSGVGVAYLGLTAPEKIMRGIVPVVMAGILGIYGLIIAVIINNNIHTEDTSYSSYAGFLHLGAGVAAGLAALGAGLSIGVVGDTAARAYGKQDQIFVAMVLMLIFSEALGLYGLIIALLMNNQANRYTNLCSAS, encoded by the coding sequence ATGCCTGTATTCGGCACAAAGATGCTCGGCGCTGGCTGCATGCTGGCGGTGGCTGGCGCGGCCGTTGCCTACGGCGTCGATCCAGCGAACATGGATGCCTGCATAGCTGTCATGTACCCGCAGTGTGCCGGTTTCTTTGGCGCCATGggtgcggccgccgccctcgtctTTGCCAACCTGGGCTCTGCCTACGGCGCGGCCAAGTctggcgtcggcgtcgcctaCCTCGGCCTCACTGCCCCTGAGAAGATTATGCGCGGCATCGTACCGGTTGTCATGGCCGGTATCCTCGGCATATACGGCCTTATTATTGCCGTCATCATCAACAATAACATCCACACGGAGGACACCAGCTATTCCTCCTACGCGGGCTTTCTCCACCTCGGCGCCGGTGTTGCGGCTGGGCTCGCGGCCCTCGGCGCCGGTCTCTccatcggcgtcgtcgggGACACCGCGGCGCGTGCGTATGGTAAGCAGGACCAAATCTTCGTGGCGATGGTGCTCATGCTGATCTTTTCCGAGGCGTTGGGTCTCTACGGGCTTATCATTGCGCTGCTGATGAACAACCAGGCGAACCGCTACACCAATCTGTGCAGCGCTTCGTAA